A single Microbacterium protaetiae DNA region contains:
- a CDS encoding DeoR/GlpR family DNA-binding transcription regulator → MSAPAMDRPLSRQSRQQARQRAITEAVMAEGAIRIEQLADRFGISVMTVHRDLDELEGRGLLRKDRGVATAMSTALVESSDVYRSSRQLAEKEALARAALELIEPGQAIILDDSTTTLHLVPLLHTKTPLTVITNTLPIMEQLKGTRGITLLSVGGQFYNWCSAFMGRMAVEAFASLRADVLVMSTSAITDDIAFHQTLETVDVKRAMFESASTRILLADHTKFDKRALHAMLPLSEFDAVVVDADTDRAHVDRLRKRGVKVLVARKAPREARS, encoded by the coding sequence GTGAGCGCACCGGCGATGGACCGACCGCTGTCGCGGCAGAGCCGGCAGCAGGCGCGGCAGCGCGCTATCACCGAGGCCGTCATGGCCGAGGGAGCGATTCGCATCGAACAGCTCGCCGACCGGTTCGGCATCAGCGTGATGACGGTGCATCGCGACCTTGATGAGCTCGAAGGTCGCGGCCTGCTGCGCAAGGACCGCGGCGTGGCCACAGCCATGTCGACGGCGCTGGTCGAGTCCAGCGATGTGTATCGGTCGTCGCGTCAGCTGGCCGAGAAGGAGGCCCTGGCCCGCGCCGCCCTCGAGCTCATCGAGCCGGGGCAGGCCATCATCCTCGACGACTCGACGACGACCTTGCACCTGGTGCCGCTGCTGCACACGAAGACGCCGCTGACGGTCATCACCAACACGCTGCCGATCATGGAGCAGCTCAAGGGCACCCGCGGCATCACGCTGTTGTCGGTGGGCGGACAGTTCTACAACTGGTGCTCGGCTTTCATGGGACGCATGGCCGTCGAGGCGTTCGCATCGCTGCGCGCCGACGTGTTGGTGATGTCGACCTCGGCGATCACCGACGACATCGCATTTCACCAGACGCTCGAGACCGTCGACGTCAAGAGGGCCATGTTCGAGTCGGCAAGCACCCGGATTCTGCTCGCCGACCACACCAAGTTCGACAAGCGCGCGCTGCACGCCATGCTCCCGTTGAGCGAGTTCGACGCCGTCGTCGTGGATGCCGACACCGACCGCGCGCACGTCGACCGGCTGCGCAAGCGCGGGGTGAAGGTCCTGGTCGCCCGCAAGGCCCCGCGCGAGGCGCGGTCATGA
- a CDS encoding PfkB family carbohydrate kinase, translating into MTRLDVLGAINQDVVARVHRAPALGETVADGVLTHQPGGKGANQAAAAARLGADVRMLGAVGRDAAADQMLAALSSAGVDASAVQTADEATGTALIVVDEAGENSIVVCPGANARIDPGAWDRDPAVPVLAQLEVAPDTVDHLARTSTGLFALNVSPARELGSVLWNRVGLFIVNEGEYAALPRLATAALVALTLGAEGAVLLRRGVEVASAPSVPTSVVNTVGAGDAFAAALTVGLLRGLDEEVALRAACAVGAAAVADERSQPLLQPLDAYLG; encoded by the coding sequence ATGACCCGACTCGACGTGCTCGGCGCGATCAACCAAGACGTCGTGGCGCGGGTGCACCGCGCCCCCGCGCTCGGCGAGACCGTGGCCGACGGCGTGCTGACGCATCAGCCCGGCGGCAAGGGGGCGAACCAGGCTGCGGCCGCCGCGCGCCTGGGTGCCGACGTGCGCATGCTGGGCGCCGTGGGGCGGGATGCCGCGGCCGACCAGATGCTGGCTGCGCTGTCGTCGGCGGGGGTGGATGCCTCGGCCGTGCAGACCGCGGATGAGGCCACCGGTACGGCCCTGATCGTCGTCGATGAGGCAGGCGAGAACTCGATTGTGGTGTGCCCCGGGGCCAACGCGCGCATCGATCCGGGTGCGTGGGACCGTGACCCGGCCGTGCCGGTGCTCGCCCAGCTCGAGGTGGCGCCTGACACCGTTGACCACCTTGCGCGCACGAGCACCGGGCTGTTCGCTTTGAACGTGTCGCCGGCGCGCGAGCTGGGGTCGGTGCTGTGGAACCGCGTCGGTCTGTTCATCGTGAACGAAGGCGAGTACGCGGCGCTGCCGCGACTGGCGACGGCAGCGCTGGTGGCGCTGACGCTCGGAGCCGAGGGCGCGGTGCTGCTGCGGCGTGGAGTCGAGGTGGCCTCGGCCCCGTCGGTGCCGACCTCGGTCGTGAACACCGTGGGTGCGGGCGACGCGTTCGCCGCCGCACTCACGGTGGGACTGCTGCGCGGGCTCGACGAAGAGGTGGCGTTGCGCGCCGCGTGCGCGGTCGGCGCGGCCGCGGTCGCCGACGAGCGCAGCCAGCCCTTGCTGCAACCGCTGGACGCCTACCTGGGGTAG
- the manA gene encoding mannose-6-phosphate isomerase, class I, producing MAALIPLTNTPRDYAWGAIDGVARTLGWAPTGAPEAELWLGSHPLSPSRSSGDASWPDLAAWETQSGTALPYLLKLLSAASPLSLQAHPTPAQAAEGFAREQAAGIPLTARERNYKDPNAKPELIVAVDDGFEALCGFRPVDETVALIDALAAASDSPAALQPWRDAASAGVREGFVWLLSGAPEVDAAVAAATAAAHAHPAEFELIDRLAREYPADPGILVAQTLNHVTLAAGESLWLPAGNIHAYLRGTGVELMGPSDNVLRGGLTPKHIDRDELQKVLDFTPGPASRLAPVTVSPHVVSYRPTSVPTGAGVGFELLLATGDATLTTGSAAIVLAVEGSFTLSSGGADAAADRGAIVFVDAPGQVRVTGAGRLFVATGV from the coding sequence ATGGCCGCTCTCATCCCGCTGACGAACACTCCCCGTGACTATGCGTGGGGCGCAATCGACGGCGTCGCCCGCACGCTCGGCTGGGCGCCCACCGGCGCGCCCGAGGCAGAGCTGTGGTTGGGGTCGCATCCGCTGTCGCCGAGCCGCAGCAGCGGCGACGCATCCTGGCCCGACCTCGCGGCGTGGGAGACACAGTCGGGTACGGCGCTGCCGTATCTGCTGAAGCTGTTATCTGCGGCATCCCCCCTGTCCCTTCAGGCGCACCCCACCCCCGCTCAGGCGGCCGAAGGATTCGCCCGCGAACAGGCCGCCGGCATCCCCCTGACCGCCCGCGAGCGCAATTACAAGGATCCCAACGCCAAGCCCGAGCTCATCGTCGCTGTCGATGACGGATTCGAGGCGCTGTGCGGGTTCCGTCCGGTCGATGAGACCGTGGCGTTGATCGATGCGCTGGCGGCGGCATCCGATTCGCCCGCGGCCTTGCAGCCGTGGCGGGATGCCGCCTCCGCCGGCGTGCGCGAGGGTTTTGTGTGGCTGCTCTCCGGTGCGCCCGAGGTCGATGCTGCTGTGGCCGCCGCGACCGCCGCCGCGCACGCGCACCCGGCCGAGTTCGAGCTGATCGACCGCCTGGCGCGCGAGTATCCCGCCGACCCCGGCATCCTCGTCGCGCAGACGCTGAATCACGTGACGCTCGCTGCCGGCGAGTCGCTGTGGCTGCCGGCCGGCAACATCCACGCGTACCTGCGCGGCACCGGCGTCGAGCTGATGGGCCCGAGTGACAACGTGTTGCGCGGCGGGCTGACCCCCAAGCACATCGACCGTGACGAACTGCAGAAGGTGCTCGACTTCACTCCCGGGCCCGCGTCGCGCTTGGCGCCGGTCACCGTGTCGCCGCACGTCGTGTCGTACCGGCCCACCTCGGTGCCGACGGGGGCCGGAGTCGGGTTCGAACTGCTGCTGGCGACCGGCGACGCGACTCTGACCACGGGCTCGGCGGCCATCGTGCTGGCCGTCGAGGGATCGTTCACCCTGTCGAGCGGTGGGGCGGATGCCGCAGCCGACCGCGGCGCCATCGTCTTCGTCGATGCACCCGGCCAGGTGCGCGTGACCGGCGCCGGCCGGCTGTTCGTCGCGACCGGGGTTTGA
- a CDS encoding IS110 family transposase, translated as MDLLHPRAAGIDISKRDAKVAIRVQSEGGKVSTQVTTWGSMTGQVLELADFLRSQGVTTVVMEATSDYWKPFYYPMEATGLPVMLVNARQARNIPGRKSDVSDAAWLADLGAHGLLRASFVPAPDIRRLRDLTRARQMLVHDRTRVKQRLEKSLESSGTKLSVVVADLNGVSARRMLDALVAGERDPRSLAALAHPRMRATQDELAAALTGRFTEHDAFMVGQHLTHYDLLTGQIDALTARIEEEIAPFRLARELLTTIPGIAEPTADVIIAETGGDMSIFPTAAHLASWAGVSPGMHESAGKRKSSTTRPGNRYLKEALGNAASSNAKKGSNTYLARRQRRISARRGKMRALVATEHAILTAVWNMLSRGEAFTDLTPPPANTERQKKSHLRALEHLGYKVTLAPAA; from the coding sequence ATGGATCTGTTGCATCCTCGAGCGGCGGGGATCGATATCTCAAAGAGGGATGCCAAGGTAGCCATTCGGGTGCAGTCCGAGGGTGGGAAGGTGTCCACGCAGGTCACGACGTGGGGCTCGATGACGGGTCAGGTCCTCGAACTCGCCGATTTCCTGCGCTCGCAGGGGGTGACCACGGTGGTGATGGAAGCGACCAGTGATTACTGGAAGCCGTTCTACTATCCGATGGAAGCGACCGGGCTGCCAGTGATGCTCGTCAACGCCCGGCAGGCCAGGAACATCCCGGGCCGGAAGTCGGACGTGTCTGATGCGGCATGGCTGGCGGATCTGGGTGCGCACGGGCTGTTGCGGGCCTCGTTCGTGCCCGCGCCGGATATCCGCCGGTTGCGGGACCTGACCCGGGCCCGTCAGATGCTCGTCCATGACCGCACCCGGGTCAAGCAGCGGTTGGAGAAGTCGCTGGAATCGTCCGGCACGAAACTGTCCGTCGTGGTGGCCGATTTGAATGGTGTCTCCGCGCGCCGGATGCTGGACGCGCTCGTGGCCGGGGAACGGGACCCCCGCTCGCTTGCCGCGCTCGCGCACCCGCGCATGAGAGCGACCCAGGACGAGTTGGCCGCCGCGCTTACCGGCAGGTTCACGGAACATGACGCGTTCATGGTCGGCCAGCACCTGACGCACTACGACTTGCTCACCGGTCAGATCGATGCGCTCACGGCGCGTATCGAGGAGGAGATCGCGCCCTTTCGTCTCGCCCGGGAGCTGTTGACCACGATCCCGGGAATCGCGGAACCGACCGCTGATGTGATCATCGCCGAGACCGGCGGGGACATGTCGATCTTCCCGACCGCGGCCCACCTCGCGTCCTGGGCGGGTGTATCGCCCGGGATGCACGAGTCCGCCGGGAAACGGAAATCGAGCACCACCCGGCCCGGGAACCGTTACCTCAAAGAAGCGCTCGGCAACGCAGCCAGCAGCAACGCGAAGAAGGGCTCCAACACGTACCTCGCTCGCCGTCAACGCCGCATCTCCGCGCGCCGCGGGAAAATGCGAGCCCTCGTAGCCACCGAACACGCGATCCTTACCGCGGTATGGAACATGCTCTCCCGCGGCGAAGCATTCACCGATCTGACACCCCCGCCAGCGAATACCGAACGCCAGAAGAAATCGCACCTCCGAGCACTCGAACACCTCGGCTACAAAGTCACCCTCGCACCCGCCGCCTGA
- a CDS encoding Gfo/Idh/MocA family protein: MTTRLRYALIGTGSRAQMYLGAIAGAHADRAELVAVGDSNPGRVEWSLRAHPQLAGAARFSPEDLADVVRAHRVDRVIVTTPDATHADYIVTALDAGADVVVEKPLTTTEDGVRRIAEAVERTGRDVRITFNYRYAPRNSALREVIASGEIGQVTSVHFEWVLDTAHGADYFRRWHRDKGTSGGLLIHKSSHHFDLVNWWIGDVPSRVFASGGLRFYGADNAAARHLGPRPERGTTDSPLRDAFSLDLREDPTLRGLYLDQEGFDGYLRDRDVFDPGITIEDNLSLVVDYAGGPSMSYSLNAHSPWEGYTVAVNGTAGRAELTVVERGAVLLDADGRAVVDPSARPDGVVSEDARPVGERLVVQNHFAPAREVPIPVVEGGHGGGDDQLLADVFVGEIPDPLHRAAGWEDGVRAVVVGLAGNRSLAEGAAIRVGELALGAGASAVAGVPARVA, from the coding sequence ATGACGACCCGACTTCGCTACGCCCTCATCGGCACCGGATCCCGCGCGCAGATGTACCTCGGTGCCATCGCCGGCGCCCACGCCGACCGCGCCGAGCTCGTCGCTGTCGGCGACAGCAATCCGGGGCGCGTGGAGTGGTCACTGCGGGCGCACCCGCAGCTGGCCGGCGCCGCCCGCTTCTCGCCCGAAGACCTCGCCGACGTCGTGCGCGCGCACCGGGTCGACCGGGTGATAGTGACGACACCGGATGCCACACACGCCGACTACATCGTCACGGCATTGGATGCGGGGGCCGATGTGGTCGTGGAAAAGCCCCTCACCACGACCGAAGACGGCGTGCGGCGAATCGCCGAGGCTGTGGAGCGCACCGGACGCGACGTGCGGATCACCTTCAACTACCGCTACGCCCCGCGCAACAGCGCCCTGCGTGAGGTGATCGCCTCGGGAGAGATCGGCCAGGTCACCTCAGTGCACTTCGAGTGGGTGCTCGACACCGCGCACGGCGCCGACTATTTCCGCCGCTGGCATCGTGACAAGGGCACCTCGGGTGGACTGCTCATCCACAAGTCGTCGCATCATTTCGACCTCGTCAACTGGTGGATCGGCGACGTGCCGTCGCGCGTTTTCGCAAGCGGAGGACTGCGGTTCTACGGCGCCGACAACGCCGCAGCGCGACACCTCGGCCCGCGGCCCGAGCGCGGCACCACCGACTCTCCGTTGCGCGACGCCTTCAGCCTCGACCTGCGCGAAGATCCGACGCTGCGCGGGCTCTACCTCGACCAAGAGGGCTTCGACGGATACCTGCGCGACCGCGACGTCTTCGACCCGGGCATCACGATCGAAGACAATCTCTCGCTCGTCGTCGACTACGCCGGCGGCCCGAGCATGTCGTATTCGCTGAACGCGCACTCTCCGTGGGAGGGCTACACGGTCGCCGTCAACGGCACCGCCGGCCGCGCCGAGCTCACCGTCGTCGAACGCGGCGCCGTGCTGCTCGACGCGGATGGCCGCGCCGTGGTCGACCCGAGCGCCCGACCCGACGGCGTCGTGTCAGAAGACGCCCGCCCGGTGGGCGAGCGACTGGTCGTGCAGAATCACTTCGCCCCGGCGCGCGAGGTGCCGATCCCGGTCGTCGAGGGCGGGCACGGCGGCGGCGACGACCAGCTGCTCGCCGATGTCTTCGTCGGCGAGATTCCCGACCCGCTGCACCGAGCGGCGGGATGGGAAGACGGTGTGCGCGCCGTCGTCGTGGGCCTGGCGGGCAACCGCTCGCTCGCTGAGGGCGCCGCGATTCGGGTCGGCGAGCTTGCGCTCGGGGCGGGCGCATCGGCTGTGGCCGGTGTACCCGCACGCGTCGCATAG
- a CDS encoding carbohydrate ABC transporter permease — MTTETTVANATEVLTTGKARRRQRGSSYYRGRGAVSSVVKHISLILVSLVMIYPLLWLVASSLKPNSEIFRNLTIFPTDITFDNYVNGWNDLAYPFGVFLLNSTLISVGAILGNLISCSLAAYAFGRLKFHGRNIFFAIMLMTIMLPFQVVLIPQFTIFKELGWLNTFLPLIVPKFAATDAFFVFLMVQFIRALPGEIFEAARIDGAGHPRMFLQVALPLMVPALATTTIFTFIWTWGDFFGPLLYLRLPETFPVSVALKGFLDAQSSSDYGSMFAMSVVSLIPLFIAFLVGQRYLIKGFATTGIK, encoded by the coding sequence ATGACGACTGAAACGACCGTGGCCAACGCCACAGAAGTCCTCACGACCGGCAAGGCGCGGCGTCGCCAGCGCGGATCGTCCTACTACCGCGGACGCGGTGCGGTCTCATCCGTCGTCAAGCACATCTCGCTCATCCTGGTGTCGCTCGTGATGATCTATCCGCTGCTGTGGCTGGTGGCATCCAGCCTCAAGCCCAACAGCGAGATCTTCCGCAACCTCACGATCTTCCCCACCGACATCACGTTCGACAACTACGTGAACGGGTGGAACGATCTGGCCTATCCGTTCGGGGTGTTCCTACTGAACTCCACCCTCATCTCGGTCGGTGCGATCCTCGGCAACCTCATCTCGTGTTCGCTGGCGGCCTATGCGTTCGGGCGCTTGAAGTTCCACGGGCGCAACATCTTCTTTGCGATCATGCTGATGACGATCATGCTGCCGTTCCAGGTCGTGCTGATCCCGCAGTTCACGATCTTCAAAGAACTCGGCTGGCTGAACACCTTCCTGCCCCTGATCGTGCCGAAATTCGCCGCAACCGACGCGTTCTTCGTCTTTCTCATGGTGCAGTTCATCCGTGCACTGCCCGGCGAGATCTTCGAGGCCGCGCGCATCGACGGGGCGGGGCATCCGCGCATGTTCCTCCAGGTCGCCCTGCCGCTCATGGTGCCGGCGCTGGCGACCACGACGATCTTCACCTTCATCTGGACGTGGGGTGACTTCTTCGGCCCGCTGCTGTACCTGCGACTGCCCGAGACGTTCCCCGTCTCCGTCGCGTTGAAGGGATTCCTCGACGCGCAATCGAGTTCGGACTACGGCTCGATGTTCGCCATGTCGGTGGTCTCACTCATCCCCCTGTTCATCGCCTTCCTGGTCGGGCAGCGCTACCTCATCAAGGGGTTCGCCACGACCGGCATCAAGTGA
- a CDS encoding carbohydrate ABC transporter permease produces the protein MSSLGELRTLARSSRLKPGQVRVKEKKRDNFAGYMFLLPWLIGLAVFTLGPLLASLYLSLTDYNLLKSPLENPPDFIGFGNYVKMFQDASFWNSFRVTVVYVATGVPLQLLLALLLALLLDRGMRGLSFYRSVFYLPSLLGGSVAVAILWRQVFGKDGLVNSFLAIFGIDAPGWIGHPDFALWTLVILHVWTFGSPMVIFLAGLRQIPDMYYEAASVDGAGRMRRFFSITLPLLTPIIFFNLVLQIIFAFQSFTQAYVVSGGTGGPAESTMFYTLYLYRVGFLQYHMGYASAMAWFLLVVIGAFTAFNFWLSKFWVFYDD, from the coding sequence ATGAGCAGTCTCGGTGAGCTGCGCACTCTGGCGCGCAGCAGCCGCCTGAAACCCGGCCAGGTGCGCGTCAAAGAGAAGAAACGTGACAACTTCGCCGGCTACATGTTCCTGCTGCCCTGGCTCATCGGGCTCGCGGTGTTCACCCTCGGTCCGCTGCTCGCGTCGCTCTATCTGTCGCTGACCGACTACAACCTGCTGAAGTCGCCGCTGGAGAACCCGCCCGACTTCATCGGTTTCGGCAACTACGTGAAGATGTTCCAGGATGCCTCGTTCTGGAACTCATTCCGGGTGACCGTCGTGTACGTCGCGACCGGCGTGCCGCTGCAGCTTCTGCTGGCTCTGCTGCTGGCCTTGCTGCTGGACCGCGGCATGCGAGGGCTGTCGTTCTACCGGTCGGTGTTCTACCTGCCCAGTCTGCTCGGCGGATCGGTCGCCGTCGCGATCCTGTGGCGCCAGGTCTTCGGCAAGGACGGTCTGGTCAACAGCTTTCTCGCGATCTTCGGCATTGACGCACCCGGGTGGATCGGGCATCCCGACTTTGCACTGTGGACCCTGGTGATCCTGCACGTGTGGACGTTCGGATCGCCGATGGTGATCTTCTTGGCAGGGCTCCGGCAGATCCCCGACATGTACTACGAGGCGGCTTCGGTCGACGGCGCCGGACGCATGCGCCGATTCTTCTCGATCACGCTGCCGCTGCTCACGCCGATCATCTTCTTCAACCTCGTGCTGCAGATCATCTTCGCCTTTCAGTCGTTCACGCAGGCCTACGTCGTCTCAGGCGGCACCGGCGGCCCCGCGGAATCGACGATGTTCTACACGCTCTACCTCTACCGGGTCGGCTTCTTGCAGTACCACATGGGCTACGCCTCGGCGATGGCCTGGTTCCTGCTTGTGGTGATCGGAGCGTTCACCGCTTTCAACTTCTGGCTCTCCAAGTTCTGGGTGTTCTATGACGACTGA
- a CDS encoding ABC transporter substrate-binding protein, producing MRRITGSLPGKAAIGVALIGTLALAGCAGGSKGGGGGSDSAPTFDPNEKITLEMSWWGDDARAALFGQVIDKFEAKYPNITVKQTPVGSPDDLFNRLATDFGGGGTTAPDVFALGGAKPQEYGSAGALLDLSSVKDIVQTAKYPDFSLTNATVNDTLYGLPTGGNATAAFVNKDIFEKAGVPVPDDSWTWQDLIDDANKIGAKGLKTDDGKPIYGLDLRIADILGTYVGQETEYGMYDWDGKLATDASTIADWYQNEVELRDGKGLPDPSVVTAGWSLTPDQQLYTLGQAAITFGYSNLIGSYEAGGDTLMLTPPTDTDKTGVALLPSAFWAINAQTKHPAAAAMLMNWFLNEPDALTLIKDTRGVPFNPDAAAVVTPLLEGASKTAAEYVQKTLDSGTVAPPQPNGGANMNQYAQDGEANVLFNKKTPKEAADEFVSKLTADLAQG from the coding sequence ATGAGGCGTATCACCGGTTCACTCCCGGGCAAGGCGGCGATCGGCGTCGCCCTGATCGGGACGCTGGCCCTGGCAGGCTGTGCGGGCGGATCGAAGGGCGGCGGCGGAGGTTCCGATTCCGCGCCGACGTTCGACCCGAACGAGAAGATCACGTTGGAGATGTCGTGGTGGGGTGACGATGCCCGTGCCGCGCTGTTCGGCCAGGTCATCGACAAGTTCGAGGCCAAATACCCGAACATCACCGTCAAGCAGACGCCGGTGGGCAGCCCCGACGACCTGTTCAACCGTCTCGCGACCGACTTCGGTGGCGGCGGCACGACGGCGCCCGATGTGTTCGCGCTCGGTGGCGCGAAGCCTCAGGAGTACGGCTCGGCGGGGGCACTGCTCGACCTGTCGAGCGTCAAAGACATTGTCCAGACGGCCAAGTATCCCGACTTCTCGCTGACGAACGCGACGGTCAACGACACTCTCTACGGCCTGCCCACCGGCGGCAACGCCACGGCCGCGTTCGTCAACAAGGACATCTTCGAGAAGGCCGGCGTGCCCGTTCCCGACGACAGCTGGACGTGGCAGGACCTCATCGACGACGCGAACAAGATCGGGGCGAAGGGCCTGAAGACCGACGACGGCAAGCCCATCTACGGTCTCGACCTGCGCATTGCCGACATCCTGGGCACGTACGTCGGCCAGGAGACCGAATACGGCATGTACGACTGGGACGGCAAGCTCGCCACCGATGCCAGCACCATCGCCGACTGGTACCAGAACGAGGTCGAGCTGCGCGACGGCAAGGGCCTGCCCGACCCGTCGGTCGTGACGGCCGGATGGTCGCTCACCCCCGACCAGCAGCTGTACACGCTAGGACAGGCCGCCATCACGTTCGGATACAGCAACCTGATCGGCTCGTACGAGGCGGGTGGCGACACGCTGATGCTCACTCCGCCCACCGACACCGACAAGACCGGCGTCGCACTGCTGCCCTCGGCGTTCTGGGCGATCAACGCGCAGACGAAGCACCCGGCGGCGGCCGCGATGCTCATGAACTGGTTCCTGAACGAGCCCGACGCGCTCACGCTCATCAAGGACACCCGTGGCGTGCCGTTCAACCCCGATGCCGCAGCCGTCGTGACGCCTCTTCTCGAGGGCGCGAGCAAGACCGCGGCCGAATATGTGCAGAAGACGCTCGATTCCGGCACCGTCGCGCCGCCGCAGCCCAACGGCGGTGCGAACATGAACCAGTACGCGCAAGACGGCGAAGCCAACGTCTTGTTCAACAAGAAGACGCCGAAGGAAGCCGCTGATGAGTTCGTGAGCAAGCTCACTGCCGACCTCGCGCAGGGCTGA
- a CDS encoding MGH1-like glycoside hydrolase domain-containing protein, translated as MTARDEALRRLRGIHHPHTPVARALAQQGVAFAAVGGPLHERWQTAVAELEQCVWRVDAAPPAVLSEGGVYAGSWLESTGTISAEVLTRFAPALARETLVQFARHQRADGLLPYKVTADGPAFTQIQTVTPLARSVWNHYLLTGRDEAFLGEMSAAMSRNDAWLAAHRDTRGAGAVEAFCTFDTGHDLSPRFWFVPDRCYHGDAARYDPAAPLLPYIAPDLTANVACQRRYLAHIARESGEPGELWEQRADAAEAALWRECHDEPTGLFFDRDGAGGQVRIASDVLLRVLACEIGDDAFFTAALERHLMNTRAFLSHYGFTSLAMDDPRFDHDFRRNSWGGPVNMLTMIRAPHAFEHHGRVAELALATQPVLAALAVADRFAQCLDPWSGEAGFTEAYSPALLFFLDAIERSCGILPRPDGAVWFTGLAPTRLAHGAAEASAYARSIDDAHWELAADDESVQVLRAGAEVLRFPRGWRVETDRVGTVRGVVCVDAAPVAGALITPDGEVALTLEPNERVAIEGARPGTRTRIGFVPPQF; from the coding sequence ATGACCGCACGCGATGAGGCGCTGCGCCGGCTGCGCGGCATCCACCACCCGCACACCCCTGTCGCCCGTGCGCTCGCGCAACAGGGAGTCGCTTTCGCCGCCGTCGGCGGTCCGCTGCACGAACGCTGGCAGACAGCGGTCGCCGAACTGGAGCAGTGCGTCTGGCGAGTGGATGCCGCGCCTCCGGCGGTGCTCAGCGAGGGTGGGGTGTACGCGGGCAGCTGGCTGGAGAGCACCGGCACCATCAGCGCCGAGGTGCTCACGCGCTTTGCGCCCGCCCTGGCCCGCGAGACGCTTGTGCAGTTCGCCCGACACCAGCGCGCCGATGGTCTGCTGCCCTACAAGGTGACCGCCGACGGGCCGGCGTTCACGCAGATCCAGACCGTGACTCCGCTCGCGCGCAGCGTGTGGAACCACTATCTGTTGACCGGGCGCGACGAGGCGTTTCTCGGCGAGATGTCTGCGGCGATGAGCCGCAACGACGCCTGGCTGGCCGCGCACCGCGACACCCGTGGCGCCGGCGCGGTCGAGGCCTTCTGCACCTTCGACACCGGTCACGACCTCTCGCCGCGGTTCTGGTTCGTGCCCGACCGCTGCTATCACGGCGATGCCGCCCGGTACGATCCGGCTGCGCCGCTGCTGCCCTACATCGCGCCGGATCTGACCGCCAACGTCGCCTGCCAGCGCCGCTATCTCGCTCACATCGCGCGCGAATCGGGCGAGCCTGGCGAACTCTGGGAGCAGAGGGCGGATGCCGCAGAAGCGGCCCTGTGGCGCGAGTGCCATGACGAGCCGACCGGCCTGTTCTTCGACCGCGACGGCGCCGGTGGCCAGGTGCGCATCGCCTCAGACGTGCTGTTGCGCGTGCTGGCCTGCGAGATCGGTGACGACGCGTTCTTCACGGCGGCGCTCGAGCGCCACCTCATGAACACGCGCGCGTTCCTCTCGCACTACGGGTTCACCTCGCTGGCGATGGACGATCCGCGATTCGACCACGATTTCCGCCGCAATTCGTGGGGTGGGCCGGTGAACATGCTCACGATGATCCGCGCGCCGCACGCGTTCGAGCACCACGGCCGGGTGGCCGAACTCGCTCTGGCGACGCAGCCGGTGCTGGCAGCGCTCGCAGTGGCCGATCGCTTTGCGCAGTGCCTTGATCCGTGGAGTGGCGAGGCCGGGTTCACCGAGGCGTACTCTCCGGCGCTGCTGTTCTTCCTCGATGCGATCGAGCGGTCGTGCGGCATCCTTCCCCGCCCCGACGGCGCGGTGTGGTTCACCGGGCTCGCGCCGACCAGGCTCGCCCACGGCGCCGCCGAGGCGAGCGCTTATGCGCGGAGCATCGACGACGCGCACTGGGAGCTGGCCGCCGACGACGAGAGCGTGCAGGTGCTGCGTGCGGGCGCCGAGGTGCTGCGTTTTCCGCGCGGATGGCGCGTAGAGACCGACCGCGTCGGCACTGTTCGCGGGGTTGTGTGCGTGGATGCCGCGCCCGTGGCCGGCGCGCTCATCACGCCCGACGGCGAGGTGGCCTTGACGCTCGAGCCGAACGAGCGCGTGGCGATCGAGGGCGCCCGGCCCGGCACGCGCACCCGCATCGGCTTCGTGCCGCCGCAGTTCTGA